One window of Treponema denticola genomic DNA carries:
- the ruvB gene encoding Holliday junction branch migration DNA helicase RuvB, with protein MSDDFEVVRPEEQAGDEKDRALRPRSLVDFQGQTKAKENLSVFIKAARERGESLDHLFLIGPPGLGKTTLAQITANELGVDFKVTGAPALDKPKDLAGILTTLTERSVFFIDEIHRLKPAIEEMLYIAMEDYELDWIIGQGPGARTVRIPIPPFTLVGATTRAGMVSSPLISRFGIVQRFEFYSHEELASIISRSASILEIEIEKKAAIALARCSRGTPRVANRLLRRMRDFAQVAGKSSIDEMTVAAGLKQLNIDGLGLETYDRQILRSIIENYSGGPVGAETLAISIGESQDTLEDYYEPYLIQSGLLQRTPRGRMVTLKAYEHLGLNPPKLGDGQDGLFD; from the coding sequence ATGAGCGATGATTTTGAGGTAGTGCGTCCCGAAGAACAGGCCGGGGACGAAAAGGACAGAGCTCTTCGTCCCCGCTCTCTTGTCGACTTTCAGGGGCAGACAAAGGCAAAAGAAAATCTTTCCGTTTTTATAAAGGCTGCCCGCGAAAGAGGAGAAAGCTTAGATCATCTTTTTTTGATAGGCCCGCCGGGCTTGGGAAAAACAACCCTTGCCCAAATTACGGCCAACGAGCTCGGTGTCGATTTTAAGGTTACGGGGGCTCCCGCCCTCGATAAGCCCAAGGATCTGGCAGGTATTCTTACTACATTGACGGAACGCTCCGTATTCTTTATAGACGAGATTCACCGTTTAAAGCCGGCCATCGAAGAGATGCTTTATATCGCAATGGAAGACTATGAGCTTGACTGGATAATAGGGCAGGGGCCGGGAGCCAGAACCGTGCGTATTCCGATTCCGCCTTTTACTCTTGTCGGAGCGACCACAAGGGCTGGTATGGTTTCAAGCCCCCTTATAAGCCGCTTCGGTATTGTGCAGCGTTTTGAATTTTACAGCCATGAGGAGCTTGCCTCAATTATAAGCCGCTCCGCTTCAATCCTCGAAATCGAAATAGAAAAAAAGGCCGCCATTGCCTTAGCCCGCTGTTCCCGCGGAACCCCAAGGGTTGCAAACCGCTTATTGCGGCGTATGAGGGACTTTGCCCAAGTTGCAGGCAAAAGCTCGATTGACGAGATGACGGTTGCTGCAGGCCTAAAGCAGCTAAACATCGACGGCCTCGGCCTTGAAACCTATGACAGGCAGATACTCCGCTCCATTATCGAAAATTACTCAGGCGGCCCCGTCGGTGCCGAAACCCTGGCAATTTCTATAGGAGAATCTCAGGACACATTAGAGGACTATTATGAGCCCTACCTTATTCAGTCCGGCCTCCTTCAACGCACCCCCCGCGGCCGCATGGTTACGCTTAAAGCTTATGAACACCTCGGTCTAAATCCGCCTAAACTTGGAGATGGGCAAGACGGCCTCTTCGATTAG